The DNA window CTGATATGTTTTGGTCAGCTTTTGGGTGCTGATGAGTCTGCATTCCGCCATTGTATCAGAACCTTCTTCCCATACTCGGTGCGCCTTGCATCGCAGGATTGGCGGGATTGATGGACGCAGCTTGTTTGGCATCTTTGTAGATGACACCACTCACCAGAAGGTCATCAGTGCCCAGATCAGCAAGCACTTCCACAAACGCGCCGTCTGAAATACCGGTGCGGATCATCTTGATCTGCGGTTCATTGCCTTTGAGTACCCAAACCATTGCCATGCCTATTCTTGTACCGGAACGACCCCTACCGGAGGAAGCAGCTTGAGGATTCCCCATTACTGAAGGTGTTTGTCTTGGTTGGGCGGGGCTTCGTCTTGATGTATTTGCAGCACGAGCGCTGTCAGGAATCGCGGGTTTGGCGTTTGGTGTTCCCTGTCCGGGTTTTTGACGATTCACTGCAGGAACGGGCTTTTCTCCGGACGCGTCAGCGGTTTTTTCTGGTTGAGCGGCTTGCATAGATTCCATCGCTTTTTTGCGGGCGTTGGCGATCATATCGTCTTCCCATTTCAAACCAAACATCGCCCATATCTCTTTGCTGGGGCGAAACCGGGTGGCGGATTCCGGGATGCGCAGGACGTTTTCCTTCTCGCGGATGATGATGGTGACGTTTGTGGTCATGCCGGGAAGCAGCTTGCGATCCGGGTTGGCGGCATCGATGATGACGCTATAGCTGACGACGTTTTGATCAGTGTTCGGGTTTAGCCTGATCTGTTTGACGGAGCCGCGAAACTGCTGAGTGGGATAGGCATCGACAGTAAATTCCACCGGCATATCAATGTTGATTTTGCCGATATCCGCTTCGTCCACGTTTGCCGTGATCTGCATCTGATCGAGGTTGTTGGCGATTTTAAAAAGAGTTGGGGAGTTCAGCGAGGCGGCGACGGTCTGTCCCTCGTCCACGTTGCGGGCAACGATGATTCCGTCGATGGGAGAAGTGATGTAAGCA is part of the Candidatus Cloacimonadaceae bacterium genome and encodes:
- a CDS encoding efflux RND transporter periplasmic adaptor subunit, which codes for MKKYIKYIVITALVITAIMLYSNYRKNKNKPEWRTEKVSTGAIREVVTATGSLNPYVLVEVGTEVSGKIEKLHKDFNDSVRRGELLAKLDTEILKTNLDGAKAEVNKAKTSVDEAKLDYDLLKELWQRNMSPEYDMKKAEFKYQQALQSLASSRLNLQRAEKNLDNAYITSPIDGIIVARNVDEGQTVAASLNSPTLFKIANNLDQMQITANVDEADIGKINIDMPVEFTVDAYPTQQFRGSVKQIRLNPNTDQNVVSYSVIIDAANPDRKLLPGMTTNVTIIIREKENVLRIPESATRFRPSKEIWAMFGLKWEDDMIANARKKAMESMQAAQPEKTADASGEKPVPAVNRQKPGQGTPNAKPAIPDSARAANTSRRSPAQPRQTPSVMGNPQAASSGRGRSGTRIGMAMVWVLKGNEPQIKMIRTGISDGAFVEVLADLGTDDLLVSGVIYKDAKQAASINPANPAMQGAPSMGRRF